The Taeniopygia guttata chromosome 6, bTaeGut7.mat, whole genome shotgun sequence genome contains a region encoding:
- the BNIP3 gene encoding BCL2/adenovirus E1B 19 kDa protein-interacting protein 3 gives MSRQSPQEENLQGSWVELHFSSNGSGSGSGSSVSAGSQEQVPASLSIHNGDMEKILLDAQHESGRSSSRESSHCDSPPRSQTPQDSHRALEIESHSSGEKNSFQSEEDFLERRREVERLLRKNADWIWDWSSRPENIPPKEFLFKHPRRTATLSMRNTSVMKKGGIFSAEFLKVFLPSLLLSHLLAIGLGIYIGRRLTTTASSSTF, from the exons ATGTCGCGACAGAGCCCTCAGGAGGAGAACCTGCAGG GGTCCTGGGTGGAGCTGCACTTCAGCAGcaatggcagtggcagtggcagtggcagctcggtgtctgcagggagccaggagcagGTGCCAGCCTCGCTGTCCATCCACAACGGGGACATGGAGAAGATCCTGCTGGACGCCCAGCACGAGtcgggcaggagcagctccagggagagctcccACTGTGACAg CCCTCCTCGCTCCCAGACCCCCCAGGACAGCCACAGAGCTCTGGAGATAGAGAGCCACAGCAGTGGGGAGAAGAACAGCTTCCAG TCTGAGGAGGATttcctggagaggaggagggaggtggAGCGGCTGCTGAGGAAGAACGCGGATTGGATCTGGGACTGGTCCAGCCGGCCCGAGAACATCCCACCCAA GGAGTTCCTCTTCAAGCACCCCCGGCGCACAGCCACGCTCAGCATGAGGAACACCAGCGTCATGAAGAAAGGGGGGATATTCTCTGCAGAATTCCTCAAGGTTttcctcccatccctgctgctctctcacCTGCTGGCCATTGGACTAGG GATTTACATCGGGAGGCGCCTGACCACCACGGCTTCCAGCAGCACCTTTTAG